AAATCAAAGCGGATTAGCCCAGTGCACAACAGTGCCGAACTATTTTGAAAGTAGCCAATGGACGCTCCAACAATAAAACAATAAATACTTTACCGGCCCTTTTCAAAACGCTGCCCCAAAGCAGAAATTTGAAAAGGGCCATTATGAACGTCAATTTTTCTATACAACAAACATGTGGTATCGCTGCGGCTTTTGCCGGCATGATAGTGGTGCAGAAAACAAAGACAAGTGCTTAAGGGACGACCTATCTCCATTAAGTACCCAAATAAAAGGAGGCCGTATCATCAATGAGATACGGCCTCCTTTTTGTTAGCAGAAAAAACTATTCTACCCAGTAAGTTAAAGTCACCACAATATACCCGTCACTACCTACCTGACTATCACTCAGCGTTACCGTCTTAGATACTACGCCATCCCAGTTACCCGGATTAGCGCCGAACTGATAAGTACCTGCCGGCAGGTCATAGATCTCGTAACCTTCACGCGCAGCATTGTAAGTAACGCCGGTGGACTGATTGATGGCCCAAAATCCATACAAACCAGTACTGCCTGTGTATGGATTACCGTAAATGTCTACCAGTTCAATACGTACATTGTAAGTAGTGGCTACCGCTGGCTTTGGTGTTGCTGCAAAAGTGTTCGCAAAAAATAAAATTGACAGAAGACTGCAAATGAGTGAGAACCTCATGGGCTAAAACAAATTTAAATTGAGGGAATTGAGATATCAGCCGTAAGGTATAATAATTTGATAAAAATTATACATTAAGATAATGTTACAAAAAATGTAGCCAAAGGCAGCATTTATATGTTAATGGCCTGCGGAAAACCCTTAATTATTTCCTGGATGTCGATACATAATCATACGGCACCTGATCCGCCAGCTTCTCAAATCCCCAATACCCACTAAACAACATCGCCAACGGATCCACACAAACCCCCTCCTTACTAAACGTACAATCCGGTTGAAAAAACCGTATCATCGACTCCTGCTGCCGCGGCAATCTACCCATCATTATTGCATATTTATTCGCCTCCAACTCCTTCATATAACTTACCATCAGCATATTCTCACAATGCAATACATACTTATCCACCAGGGAATCCGAAGGCTTCATTAAATCAACCGGTCTTAACGCTATAGGTATCCTGTAATTCACATAATTACTATCATCAGAATACGCATCCCTGTTCAACATGATCTTCCCATTCTTCACAATCGTATCATGCACATACCCCCGCTGCCGTGGTCGCCTCACAATCTCATTCACCACAAAACCTTCTTCCTCCGTATTTCCTTCAATCAATGACCTGAAGAAATGCAATGATGATCCATGAAACACCGTCTCCCTATTCGCCAGCCACTGCCGCATCTGCGCCTTCTTCTTCGTCGTCATACTCTCATAAAATGCATATCCATAATAAGAAATCGTATGATCCCTGTCTGAATTCACATATTGCTTCAGCATAAAACGGATCTTATACCCCAATGCCGCATTATTGATAATCAGGTAATCTTCGGTACTCGCCTTCAATGCCTGCTCCGCATTATCATACCCAATATCCAGGATTTCATCATTGGTAAGCACACAATTCTTTGCAAAATCCGTCTTCCCAATAAATGTCTCTTTGAACGTTTTAATATACGCCTCCCGCTTAGGATCACGCTTCACCTCAAATGCCTTCAGCACCGTCGCCTTTGGTTGCAGGGTGATCTTTATATTCACATCCTCTGTATTAATATCCAGGTAATTCGATGCCGTCTCATATCCCACATAAGAAGCGATCAACTCATACCGACCCGCTACAATCCCTCCAATACTGAAACTCCCCTTCTCCGTCGTCGTACCACCCTTACTTGTATTAT
This Chitinophaga sancti DNA region includes the following protein-coding sequences:
- a CDS encoding carboxypeptidase-like regulatory domain-containing protein; this translates as MKRFLILGYLITLTEVIFAQVKITGTVVSATDGKPLGFATVFINNTSKGGTTTEKGSFSIGGIVAGRYELIASYVGYETASNYLDINTEDVNIKITLQPKATVLKAFEVKRDPKREAYIKTFKETFIGKTDFAKNCVLTNDEILDIGYDNAEQALKASTEDYLIINNAALGYKIRFMLKQYVNSDRDHTISYYGYAFYESMTTKKKAQMRQWLANRETVFHGSSLHFFRSLIEGNTEEEGFVVNEIVRRPRQRGYVHDTIVKNGKIMLNRDAYSDDSNYVNYRIPIALRPVDLMKPSDSLVDKYVLHCENMLMVSYMKELEANKYAIMMGRLPRQQESMIRFFQPDCTFSKEGVCVDPLAMLFSGYWGFEKLADQVPYDYVSTSRK